The Zalophus californianus isolate mZalCal1 chromosome 8, mZalCal1.pri.v2, whole genome shotgun sequence genome has a segment encoding these proteins:
- the TTPAL gene encoding alpha-tocopherol transfer protein-like isoform X1, whose translation MSEESDSLRTSPSVASLSENELPPPAEPPGYVCSLTEDLVTKAREELQEKPEWRLRDVQALRDMVRKECPNLSTSLDDAFLLRFLRARKFDYDRALQLLVNYHSCRRSWPEVFNNLKPSALKDVLASGFLTVLPHTDPRGCHILCMRPDRWIPSNYPITENIRAIYLTLEKLIQSEETQVNGIVILADYKGVSLSKASHFGPFIAKKVIGILQDGFPIRIKAVHVVNEPRIFKGIFAIIKPFLKEKIANRFFLHGSNLNSLHTSLPRSILPKEYGGTAGELDITAWNAVLLASEEDFVREFCQPVPVCDSILGQAPPPEGLTPDVQCDDSLRAVKSQLYSCY comes from the exons ATGTCAGAAGAAAGTGACTCTCTGCGAACCAGCCCCTCTGTGGCCTCGCTCTCGGAAAATGAGCTGCCGCCACCGGCCGAGCCTCCTGGCTACGTGTGCTCGCTGACGGAAGACCTGGTCACCAAAGCCAGGGAGGAGCTGCAGGAGAAGCCAGAATGGAGACTTCGAGACGTGCAGGCCCTCCGTGACATGGTGCGGAAGGAGTGCCCGAACCTGAGCACCTCCCTGGACGACGCCTTCCTGCTACGCTTCCTCCGAGCCCGCAAGTTCGATTACGACCGGGCCCTGCAGCTCCTGGTCAACTACCACAGCTGCAGGAGAAGCTGGCCCGAGGTCTTCAACAACCTGAAGCCCTCGGCCTTAAAGGATGTCCTCGCTTCTGGATTCCTCACCGTGCTGCCCCACACCGACCCCCGGGGCTGCCATATCCTCTGCATGCGCCCAG ACAGATGGATACCGAGCAACTATCCAATTACCGAAAACATCCGAGCCATATACTTGACGTTAGAAAAACTCATTCAGTCTGAAGAAACCCAGGTGAATGGAATTGTAATTCTTGCAGACTACAAAGGAGTGAGCTTATCAAAAGCATCTCACTTTGGCCCTTTTATAGCCAAAAAGGTGATTGGCATCCTTCAG gaTGGCTTTCCCATTCGGATAAAAGCAGTGCATGTAGTGAATGAACCTCGAATATTTAAGGGCATTTTTGCCATCATAAAACCAtttctgaaggagaaaatagcAAACAGA TTCTTCCTCCACGGGTCCAACCTGAACTCTCTGCACACAAGCCTTCCCAGAAGCATTCTCCCCAAGGAGTATGGGGGCACGGCTGGAGAACTGGACATCACCGCCTGGAATGCAGTGCTGCTGGCCTCGGAGGAGGACTTCGTGAGAGAGTTCTGCCAACCTGTCCCTGTCTGCGACAGCATCCTGGGCCAGGCCCCGCCTCCTGAGGGGCTGACCCCAGATGTGCAGTGTGATGATTCTCTGAGGGCCGTGAAATCGCAGCTCTACTCCTGCTATTAG
- the TTPAL gene encoding alpha-tocopherol transfer protein-like isoform X2, whose translation MSEESDSLRTSPSVASLSENELPPPAEPPGYVCSLTEDLVTKAREELQEKPEWRLRDVQALRDMVRKECPNLSTSLDDAFLLRFLRARKFDYDRALQLLVNYHSCRRSWPEVFNNLKPSALKDVLASGFLTVLPHTDPRGCHILCMRPDRWIPSNYPITENIRAIYLTLEKLIQSEETQDGFPIRIKAVHVVNEPRIFKGIFAIIKPFLKEKIANRFFLHGSNLNSLHTSLPRSILPKEYGGTAGELDITAWNAVLLASEEDFVREFCQPVPVCDSILGQAPPPEGLTPDVQCDDSLRAVKSQLYSCY comes from the exons ATGTCAGAAGAAAGTGACTCTCTGCGAACCAGCCCCTCTGTGGCCTCGCTCTCGGAAAATGAGCTGCCGCCACCGGCCGAGCCTCCTGGCTACGTGTGCTCGCTGACGGAAGACCTGGTCACCAAAGCCAGGGAGGAGCTGCAGGAGAAGCCAGAATGGAGACTTCGAGACGTGCAGGCCCTCCGTGACATGGTGCGGAAGGAGTGCCCGAACCTGAGCACCTCCCTGGACGACGCCTTCCTGCTACGCTTCCTCCGAGCCCGCAAGTTCGATTACGACCGGGCCCTGCAGCTCCTGGTCAACTACCACAGCTGCAGGAGAAGCTGGCCCGAGGTCTTCAACAACCTGAAGCCCTCGGCCTTAAAGGATGTCCTCGCTTCTGGATTCCTCACCGTGCTGCCCCACACCGACCCCCGGGGCTGCCATATCCTCTGCATGCGCCCAG ACAGATGGATACCGAGCAACTATCCAATTACCGAAAACATCCGAGCCATATACTTGACGTTAGAAAAACTCATTCAGTCTGAAGAAACCCAG gaTGGCTTTCCCATTCGGATAAAAGCAGTGCATGTAGTGAATGAACCTCGAATATTTAAGGGCATTTTTGCCATCATAAAACCAtttctgaaggagaaaatagcAAACAGA TTCTTCCTCCACGGGTCCAACCTGAACTCTCTGCACACAAGCCTTCCCAGAAGCATTCTCCCCAAGGAGTATGGGGGCACGGCTGGAGAACTGGACATCACCGCCTGGAATGCAGTGCTGCTGGCCTCGGAGGAGGACTTCGTGAGAGAGTTCTGCCAACCTGTCCCTGTCTGCGACAGCATCCTGGGCCAGGCCCCGCCTCCTGAGGGGCTGACCCCAGATGTGCAGTGTGATGATTCTCTGAGGGCCGTGAAATCGCAGCTCTACTCCTGCTATTAG